Below is a window of Fervidobacterium pennivorans DSM 9078 DNA.
AAGTACCAAAGAACCTATTCTCTTCAAATCAAACTGCAATTCTTTTGAAAGCTCAGTGTACATTGCATTTCCTGGAACACAAAACTTTGAACGTACCGTTCCTGGTTCATCATCATATCCAGCGTGAACTATCGCAGAATTAGCTTTTGTCACTCCCATCCCTACATCCCAATTCTTTTCGAAAATCAAAACTTCAACATCGTATCGGCACAACTCTCTAGCAATCAGTGCTCCAACAACACCAGCACCAATAATTCCTATTCGCACACTTACACCCCCAACTTTAGTGTTCTTATATATTTTACCACAAAAAATACGCCTAATGCTTGCGAATATGTGCTTGAAAAATTGTCATAGTTCTATTACCCTATCTTGAAAGTATCAAAGTATCTCAGCTATGGTATAATTTACTTTGAATCGCCATCCAATCAGGCATAGAAAAGGAGGAACATGTCGTGTTTGTCTCTTTTGAAGGCATAGATGGTTGTGGCAAAAGCACCCAAATAGAGATGTTTACAAAATATCTCCAGTCCAAAGGTATTGAGTTTGTTAAAGTAAGAGAACCCGGGGGTACAAAATTAGGGGAGAAAATACGACAGCTTTTGATTAGCGAAGAAATGACTTCAAGAAGTGAATTGCTCCTTTTCTTGGCTTCTAGAGCCCAGTTGGTTGAGGAAGTTATAAAACCTGCTTTGGAAGAAGGAAAAATAGTGGTAGCCGATAGGTTTGCACATTCAAGCGTAGCGTACCAAGGTTGTGGAAGAAACTTGGGTATAGATGTGGTAAAAATGCTTAATGATTTTGCTACGGATCATGTTTACCCGGACTTAGTGTTCTACATAGACATTCCTGCAGAGGTCGCTATATCGAGAATAAATAAGGAGCAAAGAGACAGGATTGAACAAGAAGGTTTAGAATTTTTTGAAAAAGTCAGAAATTGTTATCTGGAGTTGTGTAAAAATGAAAAGAATTTTGTTCTAATTGATGGCACGAAAGATGTGGAAACTATTAGCAAGCAGATTATAAGGATATTTGAGGGGCTATACAAGGTGTAGATTATTGGATATCTCA
It encodes the following:
- the tmk gene encoding dTMP kinase, with amino-acid sequence MFVSFEGIDGCGKSTQIEMFTKYLQSKGIEFVKVREPGGTKLGEKIRQLLISEEMTSRSELLLFLASRAQLVEEVIKPALEEGKIVVADRFAHSSVAYQGCGRNLGIDVVKMLNDFATDHVYPDLVFYIDIPAEVAISRINKEQRDRIEQEGLEFFEKVRNCYLELCKNEKNFVLIDGTKDVETISKQIIRIFEGLYKV